A genomic stretch from Solenopsis invicta isolate M01_SB chromosome 15, UNIL_Sinv_3.0, whole genome shotgun sequence includes:
- the LOC113004675 gene encoding kanadaptin: MEANERDPVTSRLEDTPTDNVDASNGEAISESPTCENEQSVEKSETEDASEPFQSGTDDTCKEAGFKKPLLLIGPKRGKIGKIRTVSNDTARPPSEVSSVSKEAVETTDPQDDIEDTSSIKSTSKKPMEENVSFDTGNVPIPYLEPKWGGQPAQEYKLEVLKSGMILDKIDLTKRSFYVVGRSLSCNLSLAHPTISRHHAIIQYRATGDEKNSTGFYLYDLESTHGTFWNGHRIKSRTYVRLHGGHMIRFGCSHRKYILQAPLDDQEEESELSVTELKEKRLEELREREIRQQEQEEAEKRAREAEENEGIDWGMGEDADEETDLTENPYASMADEELYLDDPKKTLRGWFEREGYDLQYQVEEKGIGQFLCWINLPKECFGGRSMKAEALVKGKKKESVVQCALEACRILDRHGLLRQANHESRRKKARNWEEEDFYDSDEDNFLDRTGTVEKKREQRMKLAGKFEERVETYNSLTEKHSEIVNKISRLNDRLKEAQENNAKAKESNEDSLDAFMSSLNTSTLSKSDITKMKVELQNLHKEEMKLVKLINLTKPADLPPLVSQVQVEERKDNQQQKSKLSMRKVSQLERRRKLFEANNKGESYSNNTMNEEEEEEEDDDNNVGGQEEENKEDGKKIEKGADVHNFECKISTPHKDETELNDSVKNDDKPCIMKSVNQETRKSNVNAADDRKRKKDSKSEKLKNMKKQYDQDVHSDDYSTWIPPQNQSGDGRTNLNDKYGY, translated from the exons ATGGAGGCGAACGAACGCGATCCTGTAACTTCCCGTCTTGAGGATACTCCTACCGACAACGTTGATGCAAGTAACGGCGAGGCGATTTCCGAATCGCCAACGTGCGAAAACGAGCAAAGCGTCGAGAAGTCAGAAACGGAGGACGCATCCGAGCCTTTTCAAAGCGGTACGGATGACACCTGCAAGGAAGCAGGATTCAAGAAGCCGCTTCTACTGATCGGCCCCAAGCGGGGTAAGATCGGAAAAATTCGAACTGTGAGCAACGACACGGCACGCCCACCGTCCGAAGTGTCGTCCGTGAGTAAGGAAGCTGTCGAAACTACTGATCCACAGGACGATATCGAAGACACTAGCAGCATTAAGTCAACATCGAAAAAGCCCATGGAAGAGAACGTTTCGTTCGACACAGGAAACGTTCCCATACCGtatttggagccaaaatgggGCGGGCAACCAGCTCAGGAATATAAATTAGAGGTTCTTAAGTCAGGGATGATTCTAGACAAGATTGACCTTACCAAGAGAAGTTTTTATGTGGTAGGGAGGTCGCTCTCTTGCAATTTATCTCTTGCTCATCCGACGATCTCGAGGCATCATGCGATTATTCAATACAGAGCAACAGGAGATGAGAAGAACTCTACAGGTTTTTATTTGTACGATTTGGAGAGCACTCATGGCACATTCTGGAATGGACATCGTATAAAATCAAGAACCTATGTTCGCTTGCATGGTGGTCATATGATAAGGTTTGGTTGTAGCCACAGAAAGTACATTTTGCAAGCTCCACTAGATGATCAGGAGGAAGAATCCGAGCTGTCAGTCACTGAACTCAAA GAAAAACGATTGGAAGAATTACGGGAACGAGAGATTAGACAGCAAGAACAAGAAGAAGCAGAAAAGAGAGCCAGAGAGGCTGAAGAGAATGAGGGTATTGATTGGGGAATGGGAGAAGATGCTGATGAGGAAACAGATTTGACAGAGAATCCTTACGCTTCTATGGCAGATGAAGAACTGTATTTAGACGATCCCAAGAAAACACTGAGAGGCTGGTTTGAAAGAGAGGGATATGATTTGCAGTACCAAGTGGAAGAGAAAGGGATAGGCCAATTTTTGTGTTggataaa TTTACCTAAAGAGTGTTTTGGCGGTCGTTCCATGAAGGCTGAAGCTCTTGTCAAAGGAAAGAAGAAGGAATCCGTTGTTCAATGTGCTTTGGAAGCCTGCAGAATCTTGGATAGACACGGATTATTGAGACAAGCTAATCATG AGAGTCGAAGAAAGAAAGCAAGGAATTGGGAGGAAGAAGATTTTTACGATTCGGACGAGGATAACTTTTTGGATAGAACAGGAACGGTAGAGAAGAAACGTGAACAGAGAATGAAATTAGCTGGGAAATTTGAGGAAAGAGTTGAGACATATAACTCATTG ACTGAGAAGCATAGCGAGATTGTGAACAAAATTTCACGTTTGAATGATCGCTTAAAAGAAGCACAGGAAAATAATGCTAAAGCGAAGGAGTCCAACGAGGATTCGTTGGATGCCTTTATGTCTAGTTTAAACACATCTACTTTAAGTAAGAGCGATATAACAAAAATGAAAGTGGAATTGCAGAATCTACATAAAGAAGAAATGaaacttgttaaattaataaatcttacGAAGCCGGCTGATTTACCACCTCTTGTCAGTCAAGTGCAAGTGGAGGAAAGGAAGGATAATCAGCAACAAAAGTCAAAACTTTCTATGAGAAAGGTTTCCCAGCttgaaagaagaagaaaacttttTGAAGCaaac aACAAAGGTGAATCTTATAGTAATAATACTAtgaatgaagaagaagaagaagaagaagatgatgACAATAATGTTGGTGGACAGGAAGAGGAAAATAAAgaagatggaaaaaaaatagagaaaggtGCAGATGTACATAATTTTGAATGCAAAATATCTACACCACATAAAGATGAAACAGAATTGAACGACAGCGTGAAAAACGACGACAAACCGTGTATTATGAAAAGTGTCAATCAAGAAACGAGGAAATCAAATGTTAACGCTGCAGACGACAGGAAACGAAAAAAGGATAGTAAATCggagaaattgaaaaatatgaaaaaacaaTATGATCAAGATGTCCACTCGGATGATTATTCTACGTGGATACCGCCACAAAACCAATCTGGAGATGGAAGGACGAACCTTAATGATAAATATGGATATTGA
- the LOC105198940 gene encoding uncharacterized protein LOC105198940 has protein sequence MPLSIGVNLRVTGHCNQGGRKYMEDMFCVAFQPTPDDKDLEYAFFGIFDGHGGGEAATFAKEHLMDIIVKQKNFWSDRDEDVLRAIRDGYMNTHYAMWRELDKWPRTASGLPSTAGTTASIAFIRKGKIYIGHVGDSAIILGYQAEGETQWRAKALTKDHKPESGPEMTRIQESGGKVISKSGVPRVVWNRPRIGHKGPVRRSTHMDEIPFLAVARSLGDLWSYNSELDTFVVSPEPDVKVIPVDVKSHRCLIFGTDGLWNMLSPQVAVTIVQATDRHNEKHLIASQQTGGADMGQMWINPSKSLVDRALEKWSSTRLRADNTSVVTLMLDPSGPCRSEVLFNQKKDRVIHHGINTPITTKEPENVDEISPKAPTPCMPIPLPSASTDLDIDSKQPDSSNGNEETVDQMSQSETASCPEKSILSEIDTSSELQETAIDKNIETTDIGEGIQVAEVSSSQMLEESGDTENKRANETNYEKLEHIENDKRQIAAQNEIEKAKNDDAQTPIQSNPKSNKFIEPKEIITETGVSNVVRQNTFSGVNKEMLQPVPLVNRLRRSGIVSVKSNSFDNGEVKNGVLNGSRHKQHPLFPARADVGTIKRRHSLSASQAQNTFTDVTPTPDPKTYVSVKLRYRVTKSSVAESTTMEEMTKSASKTNDDCAINNNKRRHSAITQTSVSSSGINNSCTQQEPCAKRRTRSEDQRHSPIDENDPANQTVENANARLSWPTSDRRSDSSLNGATLTTLSSSSKTFQRRSLGKKATPVKAIRRSSINCSTRLQHLRGSFGLRDWDQGKNNRTNSCNNRRTLNRTVTIIDPTDTTMPQRWLRSDTMAATPVKTLRSRNVDIAGHTISAQLVHQYGVVKQNRLSLPNKLKQPANSGSLQSSRVRSSSLSANKFKQANGNGGSVSTCATINPSTAGSTSGIAKKVKSPYNPSARSLSTRSRIKRLGK, from the exons ATGCCGCTCAGCATCGGCGTTAACCTGCGGGTGACCGGCCACTGTAATCAGGGCGGTCGCAAATACATGGAGGACATGTTCTGCGTGGCGTTCCAACCGACACCGGACGACAAGGACCTGGAATACGCGTTCTTCGGAATCTTCGACGGCCACGGAGGCGGGGAGGCCGCAACTTTTGCCAAGGAACACCTCATGGACATCATCGTGAAGCAGAAGAACTTTTGGAGTGATCGCGACGAGGATGTGCTGCGAGCGATCAGGGACGGATACATGAACACGCACTACGCGATGTGGCGGGAGCTCG ACAAATGGCCGAGAACCGCGTCCGGACTGCCGTCTACGGCTGGGACAACCGCCAGCATCGCCTTCATACGGAAGGGCAAAATATACATAGGCCATGTAGGAGATTCCGCTATCATATTAGGATATCAGGCAGAGGGTGAGACTCAGTGGAGGGCAAAAGCACTGACAAAAGATCACAAGCCGGAGAGTGGACCGGAGATGACGCGCATACAAGAATCGGGTGGAAAAGTAATCAGTAAATCTGGTGTCCCAAGGGTTGTGTGGAATAGACCTCGCATTGGGCACAAAGGTCCTGTTCGAAGATCCACTCATATGGATGAAATCCCGTTCCTCGCAGTAGCCAGATCTCTAG gTGATTTATGGAGTTACAATTCTGAATTGGACACTTTTGTCGTCTCTCCTGAGCCAGATGTGAAAGTTATTCCAGTTGATGTTAAATCACACCGTTGTTTAATATTTGGTACTGACGGCCTATGGAATATGTTATCGCCCCAAGTTGCAGTAACTATTGTTCAAGCCACAGACAGACACAATGAAAAACATTTGATAGCCTCTCAGCAGACTGGTGGt GCTGATATGGGGCAAATGTGGATAAATCCTTCAAAAAGTCTTGTGGATCGTGCATTGGAGAAATGGTCATCGACGAGATTACGGGCAGACAATACCAGTGTTGTAACATTAATGTTGGATCCATCAGGACCATGTCGTAGTGAG GTACTGTTCAATCAAAAGAAAGATCGCGTTATACATCATGGGATAAATACGCCAATTACAACGAAAGAGCCTGAAAATGTCGACGAAATCAGTCCAAAAGCTCCAACGCCATGCATGCCAATACCGTTGCCAAGCGCTTCCACGGATCTTGACATTGATTCCAAACAACCGGACTCATCAAATGGGAATGAAGAGACTGTCGATCAGATGTCACAGTCGGAGACAGCTTCGTGTCCCGAAAAATCAATTCTATCAGAGATTGATACTTCATCGGAATTACAAGAGACCGCGATAGACAAGAATATTGAGACTACTGATATCGGCGAAGGTATTCAGGTTGCCGAAGTCTCCTCTAGTCAAATGCTAGAAGAATCTGGAGATACGGAAAATAAAAGAGCAAATGAAACTAATTACGAAAAATTGGAACATATCGAAAACGACAAAAGGCAAATAGCAGCACAGAATGAAATTGAGAAAGCAAAAAATGACGATGCGCAAACTCCGATCCAATCGAATCCAAAATCGAACAAGTTCATCGAGCCTAAAGAAATCATAACCGAGACAGGAGTATCTAATGTGGTGCGGCAAAACACGTTTTCTGGTGTAAACAAGGAAATGCTTCAACCCGTTCCCCTCGTAAACAGGTTACGTCGAAGCGGCATCGTTTCCGTTAAGAGTAACAGTTTCGACAATGGTGAGGTAAAAAACGGCGTTTTGAACGGATCTAGGCATAAGCAACACCCTTTATTTCCCGCGAGGGCGGACGTCGGAACGATAAAGCGACGACACAGTCTGAGCGCCTCTCAGGCTCAAAATACCTTCACCGATGTCACGCCGACACCTGATCCGAAGACTTATGTGAGCGTAAAGTTGCGGTACAGAGTAACGAAATCGTCTGTTGCGGAAAGCACGACGATGGAAGAGATGACGAAAAGTGCATCGAAAACAAACGACGACTGTGccataaataataacaaacgcAGGCATAGTGCGATCACACAGACGTCGGTTTCGTCGTCCGGAATTAATAACAGCTGTACGCAACAAGAACCTTGCGCGAAGAGGAGAACGCGTTCCGAGGACCAACGGCATAGTCCCATTGATGAGAATGATCCGGCCAATCAAACGGTAGAAAATGCTAATGCTCGATTGAGTTGGCCCACGTCAGACAGACGTTCGGATTCGTCATTGAACGGCGCCACTTTAACGACGCTCTCCTCATCATCGAAGACGTTCCAACGTAGAAGTTTAGGCAAAAAGGCTACGCCTGTTAAAGCTATTAGAAGATCGTCTATCAATTGTTCGACTCGACTGCAACATCTAAGAGGTAGTTTTGGCCTACGAGATTGGGACCAAGGAAAGAATAACCGAACGAACAGTTGTAACAATAGAAGGACATTAAATAGGACAGTAACGATAATCGATCCTACGGATACGACGATGCCGCAACGATGGCTAAG ATCAGACACAATGGCGGCAACACCTGTGAAAACATTACGTTCACGTAACGTAGATATCGCCGGACATACAATATCTGCGCAATTAGTTCATCAATACGGAGTAGTGAAGCAAAATCGATTGTCTCTACCGAACAAGTTGAAGCAACCCGCGAACAGTGGATCGCTACAATCGAGTAGAGTCAGGTCTTCCTCATTGTCAgccaataaatttaaacaagcGAACGGTAATGGTGGAAGCGTGAGTACTTGCGCGACCATAAATCCTTCAACAGCAGGTTCTACATCTGGTATAGCCAAGAAAGTCAAATCACCGTATAATCCTAGTGCTCGATCCCTGAGCACACGATCTCGAATCAAACGTCTTGGAAAGTAA
- the LOC105198941 gene encoding protein sax-3 isoform X2, whose translation MHGKKEQDGGVYWCVARNKAGSVPSRNATLTVAVLRDEFRAEPQNTRVAAGETALLECGPPRGHPEPTLHWKRNGHIIDLEATKRITLVDGGNLMISDVRPADQGKYQCIAENMVGTKESAIATLTVHVKPFFLAMPSNQTILTDQTAEFACRVGGDPEPEILWRRNDGKMPIGRAHILNDKSLHIERVNPQDQGTYICDAENSVGAISASATLTVHSRPVFTNFPKDETVNANTDVTFSCAARGAPKPSIFWTREGSQELMFPGHTYQSHYTVTEEGSLSIKGAVRKDEGHYVCSAISQAGASTATVFLQVTSIEETPPPIIELGPANQTLPLKSVASLPCRAVGTPTPRVHWHKEGVLVRPGGRITMAINGTLFIDDLHANDSGLYTCIASSESGNTSWSAYLTVSTGASFHRTPDVSALPQNPSKPRIVNATSNSVTLTWSPGNEGQSKIIGYNIEYYSSNLNTGWVVAATGIVDDIYTVTDLRPETNYVFLVRAENSQGLSLPGPLSDLVQTTNVNQHTVPQVELTRARDRLNSEILHLKEVQPLTSTSVKIMWDILGAADLVEGLYIRYREDSEKPEYQMVTVLNAGATSYVLTNLKKYTRYEFFLVPFYKIIEGRPSNVKLVTTLEDVPSGAPENVHVGMINMTSAFVRWSPPPKNTQNGQLIGYKIQIKSNSSNKILGQMSLNASTTSVIINSLTTGGLYTARVAGQTRVGLGPFSSPTILNMDPGQLTQLPPRTDPSHGGASVVRETWFLVLIITMIFTVIAALLAALYVRRRQAMSKQLGHLNVPVGTANDICQLNKDTLWLERGWRPTNTLQAANDKDCETKLLNNQHMLAAGIMGMAGSEYAEVNLTTFYNTRKQMQAPPPEPYATTTLCVGSRNSDSIETSCQKSNSSDSCLKPDYSSLDSNQEPNKSTVSPSSDNMSGGGDAAYADENLDMQRRQYRIAGPAGDAPQTGMSMPNWCDMLPPPPEHPPPLGTSIATSRMHQQQQQQLQHPHQQQQPHVPFSPHLSKRSIQNDLDHCSGSGAGSCNPQSPPTPPIRVTNSFSPSPTPWSGGGGGGGGQSQHSESGNLQVPQGRYTTLPPQTNPPPLPSFPQGFNHYDYKNQENEYESGSVIYGHHQNGLPDDYGVRADPAFARSNNQQLHLTPSAVSEELYRHRDEMFHNDNLYQPENDEWDRKSCDSNTHSDACCSCSESSCLYADTMQYNAQHYSTACGHSSSRTGSRSRSNRSPRRRNRTSSPTYSSDSNYSCIPQRQCGSTNSQERLRHNRSKDKLPGFSRTGNYSQHNSSASNTMSSTGSQRYNKLNSIFASGNNPNAPTESSRLGDHRES comes from the exons GATAACCCTCGTGGACGGGGGCAACCTAATGATATCCGACGTGAGGCCGGCCGACCAGGGCAAGTACCAGTGCATCGCCGAAAACATGGTCGGCACTAAGGAGTCCGCGATAGCGACCCTCACGGTTCACG TGAAGCCGTTCTTCCTGGCCATGCCGTCGAACCAGACGATCCTCACGGATCAGACGGCGGAATTCGCCTGCAGGGTGGGCGGCGACCCGGAGCCGGAGATCCTGTGGCGTCGAAACGACGGCAAGATGCCGATAGGCCGGGCGCACATTCTGAACGACAAAAGTTTACACATCGAGCGGGTGAACCCCCAGGACCAGGGGACCTACATCTGCGACGCGGAGAACAGCGTCGGGGCGATATCAGCGAGCGCCACTCTTACCGTGCACT CGAGACCGGTATTTACCAACTTCCCCAAGGACGAGACGGTAAACGCCAACACCGACGTCACCTTCTCGTGCGCGGCTCGCGGCGCCCCGAAACCGTCGATATTTTGGACCCGGGAGGGCTCTCAGGAGCTAATGTTCCCCGGTCACACGTATCAAAGCCACTACACTGTCACGGAAGAAGGAAGTCTAAGTATCAAGGGCGCCGTCAGGAAGGACGAGGGCCACTACGTGTGTAGCGCCATTAGTCAGGCCGGCGCCAGCACCGCGACCGTATTTCTTCAG GTGACGTCTATCGAAGAGACTCCGCCGCCCATAATCGAGCTGGGTCCGGCAAACCAGACTCTGCCGCTGAAGAGCGTCGCCTCGTTGCCGTGCCGCGCGGTCGGTACGCCCACGCCGCGGGTTCACTGGCACAAGGAAGGCGTGCTCGTGCGACCAGGCGGTCGCATCACGATGGCCATCAACGGCACGCTGTTCATCGACGACCTGCACGCCAACGATTCCGGCCTGTACACCTGCATCGCCTCCTCGGAGTCCGGCAACACCTCCTGGTCGGCGTACTTGACGGTCAGCACCGGCGCCAGCTTCCATCGGACGCCCGACGTCTCGGCGCTGCCGCAGAACCCGAGTAAGCCGCGGATAGTGAACGCTACCAGCAACTCCGTCACCCTGACGTGGAGCCCGGGCAACGAGGGTCAGAGCAAGATTATCGGCTATAACATCGAGTACTACAGCAGCAACCTGAACACCGGTTGGGTGGTGGCGGCCACGGGCATTGTCGACGACATCTACACG GTGACAGATTTAAGGCCGGAGACCAATTACGTTTTCCTAGTACGAGCGGAAAATAGCCAGGGGCTCTCGCTGCCCGGACCACTGTCGGACCTCGTGCAAACTACTAACGTAAATCAGCATACGGTACCGCAAGTGGAACTGACTCGCGCCAGAGATCGGCTGAACAGCGAGATTTTACATCTCAAAGAGGTGCAACCGTTGACCAGCACCAGCGTGAAGATCATGTGGGAC attctCGGCGCAGCAGATTTAGTGGAGGGCCTTTATATACGGTATCGCGAGGATTCCGAGAAACCGGAATATCAAATGGTTACGGTGCTCAACGCCGGCGCTACCAGTTACGTGCTTAccaatttgaaaaagtatacgCGCTACGAATTCTTCCTAGTTCCTTTCTACAAGATAATTGAGGGTCGACCGAGCAACGTGAAGCTGGTCACCACATTGGAGGACGTGCCTTCGGGCGCACCCGAGAACGTTCACGTGGGGATGATAAATATGACCTCGGCGTTCGTTCGGTGGTCACCGCCGCCGAAGAACACTCAGAACGGCCAATTGATCGGTTACAAG ATTCAGATCAagagcaacagcagcaacaagaTCTTAGGTCAGATGTCCCTGAACGCGTCCACCACGTCGGTGATCATTAACAGCCTGACCACTGGCGGATTATACACAGCTCGCGTCGCTGGCCAAACCCGCGTCGGGCTGGGTCCCTTTTCCAGTCCGACTATATTGAATATGGATCCAGGACAGCTGACGCAATTACCGCCGCGTACTGATCCTAGTCACGGAGGTGCATCCGTCGTCAGGGAAACGTGGTTCCTCGTGTTGATAATAACGATGATATTCACCGTTATTGCCGCGTTGCTGGCCGCCCTGTATGTGAGACGCAGGCAAGCGATGAGCAAGCAACTGGGTCATTTAAATGTACCCGTGGGTACCGCAAACGATATCTGTCAATTGAATAAGGACACGCTCTGGCTGGAACGAGGTTGGCGGCCGACAAATACTCTCCAGGCTGCCAACGATAAGGACTGCGAAACCAAGTTACTCAACAATCAGCACATGCTGGCAGCCGGTATAATGGGCATGGCCGGTTCGGAATACGCCGAAGTAAATCTGACAACGTTCTACAACACGCGTAAACAGATGCAGGCGCCGCCGCCGGAGCCATATGCGACCACGACCCTCTGCGTGGGCAGCCGTAACTCAGACTCGATCGAGACCAGCTGCCAGAAGTCAAACTCCAGCGACTCGTGTCTGAAACCGGATTACTCGAGCTTGGACTCGAATCAGGAGCCCAACAAGTCTACGGTGTCGCCAAGCAGCGACAACatgagcggcggcggcgacgccgCCTACGCGGACGAGAATCTGGACATGCAAAGGAGACAGTACAGAATAGCAGGCCCCGCGGGCGACGCGCCGCAAACCGGTATGTCGATGCCCAACTGGTGCGACATGTTGCCGCCGCCGCCTGAGCATCCACCTCCCCTTGGCACATCTATAGCCACTAGCCGGATgcatcagcagcagcagcagcagttgCAACATCCGCACCAACAGCAACAGCCGCATGTGCCGTTCAGTCCGCATCTTAGCAAAAGAAGCATACAGAACGATCTGGATCACTGCAGCGGCTCAGGCGCCGGCTCGTGCAATCCTCAGAGTCCGCCTACGCCGCCCATCAGAGTGACCAATAGCTTCAGCCCGTCACCGACACCTtggagcggcggcggcggcggcggcggcggacagAGTCAGCACTCGGAGTCCGGTAACCTTCAAGTTCCACAGGGCAGGTACACGACGCTGCCGCCGCAGACGAATCCACCACCGTTGCCCTCGTTCCCGCAGGGTTTCAATCATTACGATTACAAGAATCAGGAGAACGAGTATGAGAGCGGCTCCGTCATTTACGGCCACCATCAGAATGGTCTCCCGGACGATTACGGCGTACGCGCTGATCCCGCGTTCGCTCGTTCCAACAATCAACAGTTGCATCTGACGCCGTCCGCCGTAAGCGAGGAGCTGTATCGGCACAGGGACGAAATGTTCCACAACGACAATCTTTATCAGCCCGAAAATGACGAGTGGGACAGGAAATCATGCGACTCCAACACGCACTCGGACGCGTGTTGCTCGTGCTCGGAGTCGAGCTGCCTGTACGCCGACACCATGCAGTACAACGCACAGCATTATAGTACCGCATGTGGTCACAGTAGCAGCAGGACGGGTTCCCGAAGCAGGAGTAATAGGAGTCCGCGAAGGAGAAACAGGACATCCTCGCCCACGTATAGTAGCGACAGTAATTACTCCTGCATTCCCCAGAGGCAGTGCGGAAGTACGAATTCGCAGGAGAGACTGAGGCATAATCGCAGTAAAG ACAAGCTACCTGGTTTTTCAAGGACAGGCAACTACAGCCAACACAATTCTTCGGCCTCTAATACGATGAGTAGTACGGGCAGTCAACGATACAATAAGCTAAATAGTATCTTTGCAAGCGGCAATAATCCGAACGCTCCGACGGAGTCTAGTCGACTGGGTGATCATCGTGAGAGCTAA
- the LOC105198931 gene encoding uncharacterized protein LOC105198931: MEHVNSPSFLQMIWVPIASVGWYIVGLGIIALYTYPYIQEKFKSWNIAKNQRDVALGKKTDELPQLSANVEMARQKMQEAYEKSLALAQIKEEEEKEKKRQKVLKILENKNVGTRLGDATDNETPSTSSRSTSLKSGYNPLMGDSTRGYRPPKRTCCKKGGCG, from the exons ATGGAGCACGTCAATAGTCCGAGCTTTCTTCAAATGA TTTGGGTGCCGATAGCTTCCGTAGGATGGTATATCGTGGGACTCGGGATCATCGCACTGTACACGTATCCAtatattcaagaaaaatttaagaGCTGGAATATCGCAAAGAACCAGCGGGATGTCGCACTCGGGAAGA AGACTGACGAATTGCCACAGTTATCGGCTAATGTAGAAATGGCGCGACAGAAGATGCAAGAGGCATATGAGAAGAGTCTTGCTTTAGCACAAATCAAAGAGGAAGAG gaaaaagagaaaaagaggcaGAAGGTTTTGAAAATCCTGGAAAATAAGAATGTAGGTACAAGACTCGGTGATGCAACTGATAATGAAACTCCTAGTACGAGTTCAAGATCGACATCATTAAAATCAG GGTATAATCCCTTGATGGGTGACAGCACTCGTGGATATCGTCCTCCTAAACGGACTTGTTGTAAAAAGGGTGGATGTGGTTAA